One genomic segment of Gordonia humi includes these proteins:
- a CDS encoding IS110 family transposase, whose protein sequence is MITCGIDWAEDHHDIALMDDSGFIIERRRITHDPNGFAELLAMVADHGGTADDVPIAIETDKNLLVVALAGAGFTVYPINPRAVARYRERHGQAGNKSDSRDAAVLADIVRTDRHQHRRLPANSEQQQAIKALARQHQEAIWAQNQTISRLRSVLLEFYPQALQAFPRLKHRTAMEVLSIAPTPTDAAKLTRPRISNALKRVGRRNDPALVTQIHSDLHAPGLRQPDAVEVALGHTVASLVSIIVAMLDAVAVLERELITAFAEHPQADIIDSVPGLGGVLGARILAEIGDDPKRFSSPTGLRSFAGTAPVTIASGRSHYVKARKVRNRRLADACHWWAFAALTWSAPAREYYDHRRAVGDHHNAALRALANKLLGRLWWCLQHDQSWDDTAAWPRAATPAAA, encoded by the coding sequence CACGTGCGGTATCGACTGGGCCGAGGACCATCACGACATAGCGTTGATGGACGACTCCGGCTTCATCATTGAACGTCGGCGAATCACTCATGACCCCAACGGTTTTGCCGAACTCCTGGCGATGGTCGCTGACCATGGCGGCACTGCGGACGACGTGCCGATCGCGATCGAGACCGATAAGAATCTTCTGGTTGTGGCGTTGGCTGGCGCGGGTTTCACCGTGTATCCGATCAATCCGCGGGCCGTCGCGCGGTACCGCGAACGCCACGGACAGGCGGGCAACAAGTCCGATTCGCGTGATGCCGCGGTGCTCGCCGACATCGTGCGCACTGACCGTCACCAGCATCGTCGGCTGCCAGCCAACAGCGAGCAGCAGCAGGCGATCAAGGCGCTGGCGCGTCAGCATCAGGAAGCGATCTGGGCGCAGAATCAGACGATCAGTCGGCTGCGTTCGGTGCTTCTGGAGTTCTATCCTCAAGCGTTGCAGGCATTTCCGAGGCTCAAGCATCGGACGGCGATGGAGGTTCTTTCAATAGCACCCACCCCCACAGACGCGGCGAAGCTGACTCGCCCGCGGATCAGCAACGCGCTCAAAAGGGTTGGCCGACGCAACGACCCCGCCCTGGTAACCCAGATCCATAGCGATCTGCACGCCCCCGGGCTGCGGCAGCCGGATGCTGTGGAGGTGGCCTTGGGTCATACCGTAGCCAGTCTGGTCTCGATCATCGTGGCGATGCTCGATGCCGTCGCAGTGCTCGAGCGCGAACTCATCACCGCATTCGCCGAGCATCCCCAAGCGGACATCATCGACTCGGTCCCCGGCCTCGGAGGTGTTCTCGGTGCGCGTATTCTCGCCGAAATCGGCGATGACCCAAAGCGCTTCAGCTCACCAACGGGACTGCGATCTTTCGCAGGAACAGCGCCGGTGACGATCGCGTCAGGCCGCTCGCACTACGTCAAGGCCCGCAAAGTCCGCAACAGGCGTCTGGCCGATGCCTGCCACTGGTGGGCGTTCGCAGCGCTGACATGGTCAGCGCCGGCCCGCGAGTACTACGACCATCGCCGTGCTGTCGGAGACCACCACAACGCCGCACTGCGAGCCTTGGCCAACAAGCTCCTCGGGCGCCTGTGGTGGTGCCTGCAGCACGATCAATCCTGGGACGACACTGCCGCGTGGCCGCGAGCTGCCACACCCGCCGCCGCGTAA